The Clostridium chauvoei genome has a window encoding:
- the cas6 gene encoding CRISPR-associated endoribonuclease Cas6, whose protein sequence is MNNFEITVKVYLTKDILQEDCQQEISAILDRVLAENCDYLNFHKENYFKNYCFNSLYPLERDKVYKEDNIYSFQIRTNNIELAEYLSINLKNAFSNSIKILKVDIRKIPIKHIDKIFSITPLVIKTDNGYWKGLISLEDFERRIKENLIKKYNQITGEKIDEKFPLFVALELKNKKPIAIKFKGKTLLGDKISLKIADDELSQKIANLAIGSGLGEINARGYGYVNYRWL, encoded by the coding sequence TTGAATAATTTTGAAATAACTGTTAAAGTTTATTTGACAAAAGATATTTTACAAGAGGATTGTCAACAAGAAATTTCAGCTATACTCGATAGAGTATTAGCTGAAAACTGTGATTATTTAAATTTTCATAAAGAGAACTATTTTAAAAATTATTGTTTCAATTCTCTATATCCATTGGAGAGAGACAAAGTTTATAAAGAAGACAATATATATTCATTTCAAATTAGAACGAATAATATAGAGTTAGCAGAATATTTAAGTATTAACTTAAAAAATGCTTTTTCAAATTCAATTAAAATTTTAAAGGTAGATATTAGAAAGATACCAATAAAACATATAGATAAAATATTTTCAATTACTCCATTAGTTATAAAAACTGATAATGGATATTGGAAAGGCTTGATATCTTTAGAAGATTTCGAAAGAAGGATAAAAGAAAACTTAATTAAAAAATACAATCAAATTACTGGTGAAAAAATAGATGAGAAGTTTCCTTTATTTGTAGCTTTAGAATTAAAGAATAAAAAACCAATAGCAATTAAATTTAAAGGAAAAACCTTGCTTGGCGATAAAATATCATTAAAAATAGCTGATGACGAACTATCACAAAAAATAGCTAATTTAGCTATTGGAAGTGGACTAGGAGAAATAAATGCCAGAGGATATGGTTATGTAAACTATAGATGGTTATAG
- a CDS encoding HTH domain-containing protein yields the protein MTGRVLIILRILSDKKIHTLEELSYKSEIPSSTIRRYINSFKDFGVEIESTRGPYGGYILKKFYYM from the coding sequence ATGACAGGAAGAGTACTAATTATATTAAGAATTTTATCAGATAAGAAGATTCATACTTTAGAGGAATTATCATATAAAAGTGAAATACCATCATCAACTATAAGAAGATATATAAATAGTTTTAAAGATTTTGGTGTTGAAATAGAATCTACAAGAGGTCCATATGGAGGATATATATTAAAAAAATTTTATTATATGTAA
- the pepT gene encoding peptidase T gives MKKVEERFLEYIKIDTKSDENTGLTPSTKGQLKLAEILAKELKEIGVDKVEISEHGYVYATVEKNCNKDIPTIGFIAHMDTAPDYCGSNVNPQIVKNYDGGDIKLNSEVTLSPKFSPELKNYIGKTLITTDGNTLLGADDKAGIAEIMTAIEYLLNNKEIKHGDIKIGFTPDEEIGEGADHFDVEGFKADFAYTLDGGAIGELEFENFNAAGVKVEINGVNVHPGYAKNKMINSIMVAHEFINKLPLNEVPEKTEKYEGFSHLTDIKGTIEKTTLDFIIRDFFADGFEDRKEKFKAIEKELNEVYGEGVVKVNIKEQYRNMKEKIEPIMHIVETAKKAMEEAGVAPKVKPIRGGTDGARLSYMGLPTPNLFAGGENFHGKYEYVPVESMEKAVDVILNIIRIYSER, from the coding sequence ATGAAAAAAGTAGAAGAAAGATTTTTAGAGTATATAAAAATAGATACTAAATCAGATGAAAACACAGGACTAACTCCAAGTACAAAAGGACAATTAAAACTAGCAGAAATTCTTGCAAAGGAACTTAAAGAAATAGGTGTAGATAAAGTAGAAATAAGTGAACATGGATATGTATATGCAACAGTAGAAAAAAACTGTAATAAAGACATACCTACAATAGGATTTATAGCACATATGGACACAGCGCCAGATTACTGTGGCTCAAATGTTAATCCACAAATAGTTAAAAATTATGATGGAGGAGATATAAAGTTAAATAGTGAAGTAACACTATCACCTAAATTTTCACCAGAACTTAAAAACTATATAGGAAAAACTCTTATAACTACAGATGGAAATACTCTTTTAGGAGCTGATGACAAAGCTGGTATAGCAGAAATAATGACAGCTATTGAATATTTATTAAACAATAAAGAAATAAAGCACGGTGATATTAAAATAGGGTTTACACCAGATGAAGAAATAGGAGAAGGAGCAGATCATTTTGATGTAGAAGGCTTTAAAGCAGATTTTGCTTATACACTAGATGGAGGAGCAATAGGAGAGCTTGAGTTTGAAAACTTTAATGCAGCTGGAGTAAAGGTTGAAATTAATGGAGTTAACGTTCATCCAGGCTATGCCAAAAATAAAATGATAAATTCAATTATGGTAGCCCATGAATTTATAAATAAACTACCACTAAATGAAGTGCCAGAAAAAACAGAAAAATACGAAGGCTTCTCACACCTTACAGATATAAAAGGAACTATAGAAAAAACAACTTTAGACTTTATAATAAGAGATTTCTTTGCAGATGGCTTTGAAGATAGAAAAGAAAAATTTAAAGCAATAGAAAAAGAACTAAATGAAGTTTATGGTGAAGGCGTAGTAAAAGTAAATATAAAAGAACAATATAGAAATATGAAAGAAAAAATAGAACCAATAATGCATATAGTTGAAACAGCCAAAAAAGCAATGGAAGAAGCAGGAGTAGCTCCAAAAGTTAAACCAATTAGAGGTGGTACAGATGGAGCAAGACTTTCATATATGGGACTACCAACACCAAACCTATTTGCAGGTGGAGAAAATTTTCATGGTAAGTATGAATATGTACCAGTAGAATCAATGGAGAAGGCTGTAGATGTAATTTTAAATATTATTAGAATTTATTCAGAAAGATAA
- a CDS encoding polysaccharide deacetylase family protein, giving the protein MPNSNVTYEGMTYAMDASEVQSMIYGTYPGLKKYVFLTFDDGPSPNTEKVLDILKENNVKATFFVVGNRIEESAKAQETLKRIIKEGNAIANHTYTHNFSKLYPQNSINIDYFMEEVNKTNELIKKILGENFNTKVLRMPGGYISRKYYKDASLKAFDDRLNLEGIFSIDWNTLNGDAEGKDYTVEEMVNKVKEGSKDVNQSIVLMHDAYGKEKTVEALPEIINYFKSQGYQFRTIK; this is encoded by the coding sequence ATGCCTAATAGTAACGTTACATATGAAGGAATGACCTATGCAATGGATGCTAGTGAAGTACAATCCATGATTTATGGTACATATCCAGGATTAAAGAAATATGTTTTCTTAACTTTTGATGATGGTCCAAGCCCTAATACAGAAAAGGTATTAGATATTTTAAAAGAAAATAATGTTAAAGCAACATTTTTTGTAGTTGGAAATAGAATAGAGGAATCAGCGAAAGCGCAAGAAACTTTGAAGAGAATTATAAAAGAAGGAAATGCTATAGCAAATCATACATATACACATAATTTTTCAAAATTATATCCACAAAATAGTATTAATATAGATTACTTTATGGAGGAAGTTAATAAAACAAATGAGTTAATCAAAAAAATCCTTGGAGAAAATTTTAACACGAAAGTTTTAAGAATGCCAGGGGGATATATAAGCAGAAAATATTATAAAGATGCGTCATTGAAAGCATTTGATGATAGGTTAAATTTAGAAGGTATTTTTAGTATAGATTGGAACACATTAAATGGAGATGCTGAAGGAAAAGATTATACAGTTGAAGAGATGGTTAATAAAGTTAAAGAAGGTAGTAAAGATGTTAATCAATCAATAGTTTTAATGCATGATGCATATGGTAAAGAAAAAACAGTAGAAGCATTACCAGAAATAATTAATTATTTTAAATCTCAAGGTTATCAATTTAGAACTATAAAGTAA
- a CDS encoding response regulator transcription factor — MANILIVDDEKSIRDLIVLTLELENYTTMEASNGEIALNLINKFNFDLILLDIMLPKMDGIKLFQEIKHKKIPVIFLTAKCSLQDKILGLKLGAEDYITKPFEPLELLARIEVILRRKNNYYSDNNILKFKNITILTNERIVKNNDNEVSLTVKEYNLLVEFIKNTNIVLSRECLLDKVWGYDFYGETRTVDMHVKQLREKLNLKNNLITVYKIGYKLKE, encoded by the coding sequence ATGGCAAATATATTAATTGTAGATGATGAAAAATCAATACGTGATTTAATTGTACTTACACTAGAACTTGAAAATTATACAACTATGGAGGCTTCAAATGGAGAAATTGCTCTTAATTTAATTAATAAATTTAATTTTGACTTAATTCTTTTAGATATAATGCTTCCTAAGATGGATGGCATTAAATTATTCCAAGAAATAAAACATAAAAAAATTCCAGTAATATTTTTAACTGCTAAATGTAGTCTACAGGATAAAATTTTAGGTCTTAAATTAGGAGCTGAAGATTATATAACAAAACCCTTTGAACCACTAGAACTTTTAGCAAGAATAGAAGTTATTTTAAGGCGAAAAAACAATTATTATTCTGATAATAATATACTAAAATTTAAGAATATAACTATTTTAACTAATGAAAGAATTGTTAAAAATAATGATAATGAAGTTTCTTTAACTGTTAAAGAATATAATCTACTTGTAGAATTTATTAAGAATACCAATATAGTTCTTAGTAGAGAATGTTTGCTAGACAAAGTATGGGGGTACGATTTTTATGGAGAAACTAGAACTGTAGATATGCATGTAAAACAGTTACGTGAAAAGCTTAATTTAAAAAACAATCTTATAACTGTTTATAAAATAGGTTATAAACTAAAGGAGTAG
- a CDS encoding sensor histidine kinase, with the protein MSEEIKNKILLLSRENLSKQRFINNLTHEIKTPLTSIIGYSSLMVNKKINDIDLIHKSFETIYNDGKRIESLTTNLIKLITLDKINLDIEDVSIISVLEDIKNTIKIKLIENNINLSIHGFDFVLKTDRYLLTTLLSNFIDNSIKALSNNSVLEKNIIIVLNKNSLVIKDSGIGIPKEDLDKIFEPFYMVNKSRVHSIGGFGLGLTICLKIIEILDIKFYISSTPNKGTTIKLHFKGDFI; encoded by the coding sequence ATGAGTGAAGAAATTAAAAATAAAATATTATTATTAAGTAGAGAAAATTTATCAAAACAGCGTTTTATTAATAATCTTACTCATGAAATTAAAACTCCATTAACATCTATTATAGGATATTCTAGTCTCATGGTTAATAAAAAAATTAATGATATTGACTTAATACATAAATCTTTTGAAACAATTTATAATGATGGAAAAAGAATAGAGTCTTTAACAACAAATTTAATAAAGCTTATAACACTTGATAAAATAAATCTAGATATAGAAGATGTATCTATAATTTCTGTGTTAGAAGATATTAAAAATACTATTAAAATCAAACTTATAGAAAATAATATAAATCTTTCTATACATGGATTTGATTTTGTATTAAAAACAGATAGGTATTTACTAACTACCTTATTATCTAATTTTATAGATAACTCAATTAAAGCATTATCTAATAATAGTGTTTTAGAAAAAAATATTATTATCGTTCTTAATAAAAATTCTTTAGTAATAAAAGATTCTGGTATAGGTATTCCCAAAGAAGACTTGGACAAAATATTCGAACCTTTCTATATGGTTAATAAATCTAGAGTACATTCTATTGGAGGGTTTGGTTTAGGACTTACAATTTGTTTAAAGATTATTGAAATATTAGATATTAAATTTTATATTTCTAGCACTCCAAATAAAGGTACTACTATAAAATTACATTTTAAAGGAGATTTTATATGA
- a CDS encoding DUF2087 domain-containing protein produces MSKENKEVFWEATIEEVKKGYIEKDDSYKCIICDEIFTKGRIYEIDSKLYDAKKTIELHIEEKHGSTLEYLLGMNNSFTGISEAQRSLLQLIASGLSDKEVALKLGVAQSTIRNHRYKLREKEKQAKLFLAMMELLSTNTNKKINKLEKETLNDAHKTATTIDDRYNTTDKEMELVIKIYMDDTGALKSYPAKEKKKIIVLAEISKNFSKGKKYSEKEVNRILKRIYEDYVTLRRALVEYGFIERANDCSSYWVKE; encoded by the coding sequence ATGAGTAAAGAAAATAAAGAAGTATTTTGGGAAGCAACTATTGAAGAGGTAAAAAAAGGATATATAGAAAAGGATGATAGTTATAAGTGTATAATTTGTGATGAAATTTTTACAAAGGGGAGAATATATGAAATAGATTCAAAGCTTTATGATGCTAAGAAAACAATAGAACTTCATATAGAAGAAAAACATGGTTCAACTCTTGAGTATTTATTAGGAATGAATAATAGTTTTACAGGTATATCAGAAGCTCAAAGAAGTTTATTACAATTAATAGCTAGCGGATTATCTGATAAAGAGGTAGCGTTAAAATTAGGGGTTGCACAGTCAACTATTAGAAATCATCGTTATAAGCTAAGAGAAAAAGAAAAACAAGCAAAATTATTTTTAGCTATGATGGAATTACTTTCAACAAATACAAATAAAAAAATAAATAAATTAGAAAAAGAGACATTAAATGACGCACATAAAACAGCAACTACTATAGATGATAGATACAATACAACAGATAAAGAAATGGAATTAGTTATTAAAATTTATATGGATGATACAGGAGCTTTAAAGAGTTATCCAGCAAAGGAAAAGAAAAAGATAATTGTACTAGCAGAAATATCTAAAAATTTTTCGAAAGGTAAGAAGTATTCTGAAAAGGAAGTTAATAGGATTTTAAAAAGAATATATGAAGACTATGTTACCTTAAGAAGAGCATTAGTAGAGTATGGTTTTATTGAGAGAGCTAATGACTGTAGTAGCTATTGGGTAAAGGAATAA
- a CDS encoding DDE-type integrase/transposase/recombinase has protein sequence MDSIITYLITYNQYLIAIIGQLLLFISQHIPLNQMIFDDSNSPEYQKFKVDKLPTIIRFEKVDYILLLAYYKHKYNKTVKPAQRRNGKSIPKKTKCPKCGAPHEYIYDNNGSKGQFQCKVCGLTFKETNYTTKPIVFICPYCGATLTEQKQRKHFKIHKCNNSKCLYYQRNLKNLPKNIDPCDKYKYKLHYIYREFNINFLKLNPISKHATGFSFKKFSPHIMGLCLTYHVNCKMSILGYQVSDTRATDPCILTMRMAFDKFKDFSGKALNFVADGYSSYPLAKQQFELEKNKEFNLTQVIGLTNDDPVSEEFRWVEQVVERLNRTFKSSYRGTCGYGSDEGALYGFSLWVAYYNFLRPHPYNYWRPLNELKQLDGIDNMPAKWQILISLGQQTILHMQESQTS, from the coding sequence ATAGATTCAATTATAACTTATTTAATTACTTATAATCAATATTTAATTGCCATTATCGGTCAATTACTTTTATTCATCTCACAACATATTCCACTTAACCAGATGATATTTGATGATTCTAATAGCCCAGAATACCAAAAATTCAAAGTAGATAAGCTACCCACAATTATTAGATTTGAAAAAGTAGACTATATATTACTTTTAGCTTATTACAAACATAAATATAACAAGACCGTAAAACCCGCCCAAAGACGGAACGGGAAGTCTATCCCTAAAAAAACTAAATGTCCTAAGTGTGGTGCACCACATGAATATATATACGATAACAATGGCAGTAAAGGACAGTTTCAATGTAAAGTTTGTGGTCTTACATTTAAAGAAACTAATTACACAACTAAACCAATAGTATTTATATGTCCTTATTGCGGTGCTACGCTTACGGAACAAAAGCAACGCAAGCACTTTAAAATACATAAATGTAATAATTCTAAATGCTTATACTATCAAAGAAATCTTAAGAATCTTCCAAAGAATATTGATCCTTGTGATAAATACAAGTATAAGCTTCATTACATATATCGTGAATTTAATATTAACTTCTTAAAACTAAATCCAATATCAAAACATGCTACCGGATTTAGTTTTAAGAAGTTTAGCCCGCATATAATGGGACTATGCTTGACTTATCACGTTAATTGTAAAATGTCTATTCTAGGTTATCAAGTATCTGATACAAGAGCTACTGACCCTTGTATACTAACAATGCGTATGGCTTTTGATAAGTTTAAAGACTTCTCTGGAAAAGCTTTAAACTTTGTTGCCGATGGTTACAGTTCATATCCGTTAGCGAAGCAACAATTTGAATTAGAAAAAAATAAAGAATTTAATCTAACTCAAGTTATCGGACTTACTAACGATGATCCAGTATCTGAAGAATTTCGTTGGGTTGAGCAAGTTGTAGAGCGTTTAAACCGTACCTTTAAATCTTCCTACAGGGGTACCTGTGGTTATGGAAGTGATGAAGGTGCTCTTTATGGCTTCTCCCTTTGGGTTGCTTATTACAATTTCTTACGCCCGCATCCTTACAATTACTGGCGTCCTTTAAACGAATTAAAGCAACTAGATGGTATTGACAATATGCCTGCAAAGTGGCAAATTCTTATCAGTCTCGGTCAACAAACCATATTACATATGCAAGAATCACAAACTTCTTGA
- a CDS encoding collagenase, which translates to MNPKSQKIKREKLIRRGGAALALMAFVTANTSVPVFADINTLNEVVSQQQKPNYEISYLNTLSYDELVSVIKNSNFGDIKGIFDFNQDTSKFYNDRNRIQALINALEESGREYTKDDNKGIPELFEVLRAGFYLGFYNKELSYLNDLDYKNKCLPALKAIENNKNFGLGTIEQDKVVKALGTFIGNASADSEVINNTAKVLKDVRENFDTYKNDYYKLTSAYELMKGIEYHTSTILATAKDEKSENTQFYSNIDTFIEEVENLCLLGNNIEEDNEYIVNNAIYFTGRLSKFRSDKRYSQRALTDAMKLYPYLSYQYVEAAIALITNFKGEDFDGNVIKMSDIKEEGKKKYLSKTYTFDDGKFIVKAGDKVSEEKIQRLYWAAKEVQAQYMRVVQNDKPLEQGNPDNILNVVIYNSPKEYKLNQKFYGYSVDNGGIYIENIGTFFTYERTEQESIYTLEELFRHEFTHYLQGRYVVPGMWRRGDFYKDNLLTWYEEGTAEFFAGSTRTEGIKPRKSIVKNIAYNEDDRMDLNSLLHVGYGDWSFYYYGFAFSNYMYSHNIDMFKNITNNIKTNNLQGYKDYIKALSSNVDLNKRYQNNMDDLLNNVDKLNVPLVSDDYIKEHSYKNSKEVYDEIKDTANLKDIKVNETSSQFFKTFDLRGNFVGEKSNGESSDWNKMNEKLNEVLKELSNKEWDGYKTLTAYFTNYRVNNDGNYEYDVVIHGVLTDEIKNHDESTVDKNQNKEEEKQQEKVEEKENSTVEQKDKTINLGEAIVTDITDVNYQEKFYFDVEEAGDVNIKLENPNEIGMSWILYKEGSSEFITYPKMEKKILQGKAHLNPGRYYIQAYKYSKEEEKGNYTLTLTGDINGGIIKESENNNTYETAMNIDNIKKISASLDKEDDIDIYEINLDKETELNIVLENNENLDVNWLLYSSSNLTNYVDYAKRENMNLQSTYMAKPGKYYVAVYKYNKDSKGNYKLNINRK; encoded by the coding sequence ATGAATCCAAAATCACAAAAGATTAAAAGAGAAAAACTAATAAGAAGAGGAGGTGCAGCATTAGCTTTAATGGCTTTTGTAACTGCTAATACTTCAGTACCTGTATTTGCAGATATTAATACTTTAAATGAAGTTGTAAGTCAGCAACAAAAACCTAACTATGAAATTAGTTATTTAAATACTTTAAGTTATGATGAACTAGTTTCAGTAATTAAAAATTCAAACTTTGGAGATATAAAAGGAATTTTTGATTTTAATCAAGATACATCTAAATTTTACAATGATAGAAATCGTATTCAAGCATTGATAAATGCATTAGAAGAAAGTGGGCGTGAATATACAAAGGATGATAATAAGGGGATACCTGAATTATTTGAAGTTTTAAGAGCAGGATTTTATTTAGGATTTTATAATAAAGAGCTATCTTACTTAAATGATTTAGATTATAAAAATAAATGTTTACCAGCATTGAAAGCTATAGAAAATAATAAGAATTTTGGACTAGGTACAATTGAACAAGATAAAGTGGTTAAAGCATTAGGAACATTTATAGGAAATGCTTCAGCAGATAGTGAAGTAATTAATAATACGGCTAAAGTGTTAAAAGACGTTAGAGAAAATTTTGATACATATAAAAACGACTATTATAAACTAACTTCTGCATATGAATTAATGAAAGGGATAGAATATCATACAAGTACTATATTGGCAACAGCAAAAGATGAAAAGTCAGAAAATACACAATTCTACAGTAATATAGATACTTTTATAGAAGAAGTAGAAAATTTATGTTTATTAGGAAATAACATAGAAGAAGATAATGAGTACATAGTTAATAATGCTATATATTTCACAGGAAGACTTAGTAAGTTTAGAAGTGACAAGAGATATTCTCAAAGAGCATTAACAGATGCAATGAAGCTATATCCTTATTTATCATACCAATATGTAGAAGCTGCAATAGCATTAATTACTAATTTCAAAGGAGAAGACTTTGATGGTAATGTTATAAAGATGTCTGATATAAAAGAAGAAGGTAAAAAGAAGTATTTATCAAAGACATATACTTTTGATGATGGTAAATTTATAGTTAAAGCAGGAGATAAAGTTTCAGAAGAAAAAATTCAAAGACTTTATTGGGCAGCTAAAGAGGTACAAGCTCAATATATGAGAGTTGTTCAAAATGATAAACCTTTAGAACAAGGGAATCCAGATAATATTTTAAATGTTGTTATATATAACTCTCCAAAGGAATATAAATTAAACCAAAAGTTTTATGGCTATAGTGTAGATAATGGGGGAATATACATAGAAAACATAGGAACATTCTTTACTTATGAAAGAACAGAACAAGAAAGTATATACACATTAGAAGAATTATTCCGTCATGAATTTACTCATTACTTACAAGGAAGATATGTAGTTCCTGGCATGTGGAGAAGAGGAGATTTCTATAAAGATAATTTACTAACTTGGTATGAAGAAGGAACAGCAGAATTCTTTGCAGGATCAACTAGAACAGAGGGAATAAAACCAAGAAAATCTATTGTGAAAAATATAGCTTATAATGAAGATGATAGAATGGATTTAAATTCACTACTTCATGTAGGTTATGGGGATTGGAGTTTCTATTATTACGGCTTTGCTTTTTCAAATTATATGTATAGTCATAATATAGATATGTTTAAAAATATTACTAATAATATAAAGACAAATAATTTACAAGGATATAAAGATTATATAAAAGCTCTTAGTAGTAATGTTGATTTAAATAAAAGATACCAAAATAATATGGATGATTTATTAAATAATGTAGATAAACTTAATGTACCATTAGTATCAGATGATTATATAAAAGAACATTCTTATAAAAATTCAAAAGAAGTTTATGATGAAATAAAAGATACTGCTAATTTAAAAGATATAAAAGTAAACGAAACATCATCACAATTCTTTAAAACTTTTGATTTAAGAGGAAACTTTGTTGGAGAAAAATCTAATGGAGAATCAAGTGATTGGAATAAAATGAATGAAAAGCTAAATGAAGTTTTAAAGGAACTTTCAAATAAAGAATGGGATGGATATAAAACACTTACAGCATACTTTACTAATTATAGAGTAAATAATGATGGAAATTACGAGTATGATGTTGTAATACATGGTGTTTTAACTGATGAAATTAAAAATCATGATGAATCAACAGTTGATAAAAATCAAAATAAAGAAGAAGAAAAGCAACAAGAAAAAGTAGAAGAAAAAGAAAATAGTACTGTAGAGCAAAAAGATAAAACTATCAACTTAGGTGAAGCTATAGTTACTGATATAACAGATGTAAATTATCAAGAAAAATTCTATTTTGATGTAGAGGAAGCTGGAGATGTTAATATAAAACTAGAAAACCCAAATGAAATTGGAATGTCATGGATTTTATATAAAGAAGGAAGTTCAGAGTTTATTACTTATCCTAAGATGGAAAAGAAGATTTTACAAGGAAAAGCACATTTAAACCCAGGAAGATACTATATACAAGCCTATAAATATAGTAAAGAAGAAGAAAAAGGAAATTATACTTTAACTCTTACTGGAGATATAAATGGAGGTATAATAAAAGAAAGTGAAAATAATAATACCTACGAAACAGCAATGAATATAGATAATATTAAAAAGATATCAGCAAGTCTTGATAAAGAAGATGATATTGATATATATGAAATAAACTTAGATAAAGAGACAGAATTAAATATAGTTCTAGAAAATAATGAGAACTTAGATGTTAATTGGCTTCTTTATTCATCAAGTAATTTAACAAATTATGTAGATTATGCAAAGAGAGAAAATATGAATTTACAAAGTACTTATATGGCAAAACCAGGTAAATATTATGTAGCTGTATATAAGTACAACAAAGATTCAAAGGGAAATTATAAATTAAATATAAATAGAAAATAG